A window of the Proteus terrae subsp. cibarius genome harbors these coding sequences:
- a CDS encoding fimbria/pilus outer membrane usher protein produces the protein MINKNTVYFFFSGAITISMALPFLAHGANRFNPAFLADSPDSVADLSYFEAGNSIKPGDYPLDIIFNHEYLRTENIRFISQDKNVIPCLNKSFYQSLAINTKIFSKIENALDNQCINIEDIIPDSIVNYDIEKQALKIQIPQAALDLKARGYIPPEKWDNGITAGILNYTFSGANSWGNSHNNSYYLNLRSGINIGAWRLRDYSTWNSSNGKNQWNHINTYLQRNIVSLKSQLQIGDSYTSSTLFDSINFRGISLESDDTMLPDSQRGFAPIVRGIANSNAKVVIRQNGYIIYQTFVAPGAFEIKDLYPTSNSGDLYVSVEENDGGKHDYVVPYSAVPILQREGQKQFVIQAGEIRQNNQNKKPRFLQGHLIYGLPYDTTVYSGALVTADYQSYALGAGKNMGTLGALSTDITFAHSRLPDDSISEGYSLRFLYAKSLNQFGTNFQLLGYRYSTAGFYTLEETLNTRMSGYLYEDNQQTPSRYFDLRNHKKGSLQINLSQQLADYGSVFMTTHWQNYWGTNEKNVLIQTGYNGNIKGLSYNIIYSYNRMMNSGERDQTLSLGISIPLQLLMPSGYQPVNSAYLTYNYSHNNNGYSAHNAGVAGTLLDDNTLNYSVQQGYSNQGGSYTGSASLGYQSRYGNLNAGYNYHQDAQQLNYSLAGGMLLHSEGITLSQPLSSNTILVDAGKTADVPIDNATGIYTDWRGFAVIPYATAYRQNKVALDTTALPDNVEIEQNIQQVIPTQGAVIKVNFDAKTGYRLLLTLRQQGRPLPFGAIATDKLNNLSGIVGDDGLLYLSGVPLSGLLDVRWGNGSSKHCQVRYQLPLEQLNEPFVKMTQECQ, from the coding sequence ATGATTAATAAAAATACAGTTTATTTTTTCTTTTCTGGTGCTATTACTATATCAATGGCTTTGCCATTTTTAGCACACGGTGCAAACCGATTTAATCCTGCATTTTTGGCTGACTCTCCCGATTCTGTCGCTGATTTAAGCTATTTTGAAGCCGGAAATAGTATCAAACCAGGGGATTATCCTCTTGATATTATTTTTAATCATGAATATCTGAGAACAGAAAACATCCGTTTTATTAGCCAAGATAAAAATGTAATCCCTTGTTTAAATAAATCTTTTTATCAATCATTAGCCATTAATACTAAAATATTTTCTAAAATTGAAAATGCCTTAGATAATCAATGTATTAATATTGAAGACATTATTCCTGACTCTATTGTTAATTATGACATTGAGAAGCAAGCATTAAAAATTCAAATTCCTCAAGCCGCTTTAGATCTTAAAGCTCGTGGTTATATTCCACCAGAGAAATGGGATAACGGTATTACTGCGGGAATATTAAATTATACCTTTAGTGGAGCCAATAGTTGGGGAAACTCCCATAATAATAGTTACTATCTAAATCTACGTAGTGGGATCAATATTGGTGCTTGGCGATTAAGAGATTATTCCACTTGGAATTCATCAAATGGAAAAAACCAGTGGAACCACATCAATACTTATCTTCAACGCAATATTGTATCGCTAAAAAGCCAATTACAAATTGGCGACAGTTATACGTCATCAACACTTTTTGACAGCATTAATTTCCGAGGAATTTCCTTAGAAAGCGATGACACCATGTTACCTGATAGTCAAAGAGGTTTTGCTCCTATTGTTAGAGGAATAGCAAATAGTAATGCCAAAGTCGTTATAAGACAAAATGGCTATATTATTTACCAAACCTTTGTCGCTCCTGGAGCATTTGAAATTAAGGATCTCTATCCAACATCAAATAGCGGAGATCTCTATGTTTCTGTTGAAGAAAATGACGGCGGAAAACATGATTATGTCGTACCGTATTCTGCGGTACCCATTTTACAGCGGGAAGGTCAAAAACAATTTGTTATTCAAGCAGGTGAAATTCGCCAAAATAACCAAAATAAAAAGCCACGCTTTTTACAAGGTCACCTAATTTATGGATTGCCTTATGACACAACAGTATATAGTGGAGCTTTAGTTACAGCAGATTATCAATCTTATGCACTTGGGGCCGGTAAAAATATGGGCACCTTGGGCGCATTATCAACGGATATCACTTTTGCTCATAGCAGACTACCTGATGATTCGATATCTGAGGGCTACTCTTTACGTTTTCTCTACGCAAAATCACTTAACCAATTTGGCACTAATTTTCAATTATTAGGCTATCGCTACTCTACTGCTGGATTTTACACATTAGAAGAGACGCTCAACACGCGTATGTCTGGTTATCTCTATGAGGATAATCAACAAACACCTTCACGTTATTTTGATCTGCGTAATCATAAAAAAGGCAGTCTCCAGATCAATTTGTCACAACAACTTGCCGATTATGGCTCTGTTTTTATGACAACACACTGGCAAAACTATTGGGGAACAAATGAGAAAAATGTATTAATACAAACGGGTTATAACGGCAATATCAAAGGACTTTCTTACAACATTATTTATAGTTATAACCGCATGATGAATAGTGGAGAACGAGATCAAACTCTCTCTCTTGGAATTTCTATTCCGTTACAACTTCTTATGCCTTCCGGTTATCAACCCGTCAATAGTGCCTATCTCACTTATAACTACAGCCATAATAATAACGGCTATTCTGCTCATAATGCAGGTGTTGCAGGCACTTTACTCGACGACAATACATTAAATTACAGTGTCCAACAGGGATATAGCAATCAAGGTGGCAGTTATACAGGAAGTGCATCCCTTGGATATCAAAGCCGATATGGCAATCTCAATGCTGGTTATAACTACCATCAAGATGCTCAACAACTCAATTATAGCCTTGCAGGTGGTATGTTGTTACATAGTGAAGGGATCACATTAAGTCAGCCATTAAGTTCAAATACTATTTTAGTCGATGCTGGCAAAACAGCAGATGTACCTATTGATAATGCAACGGGGATTTATACCGATTGGCGTGGATTCGCGGTCATTCCCTATGCCACAGCTTATCGCCAAAACAAAGTTGCTCTTGATACCACCGCCCTCCCTGATAATGTTGAAATTGAGCAAAACATTCAGCAGGTTATCCCTACTCAAGGTGCTGTTATTAAAGTTAACTTTGACGCCAAAACAGGATATCGCTTATTACTGACATTAAGGCAACAAGGACGACCTTTACCTTTCGGTGCAATTGCCACTGATAAGCTAAATAATCTCTCCGGTATTGTGGGCGATGATGGTTTGCTCTACCTCTCTGGTGTACCACTCTCAGGCCTATTAGATGTTCGTTGGGGCAATGGATCGTCCAAACATTGCCAAGTGCGCTATCAACTACCTCTTGAGCAACTTAATGAGCCCTTTGTAAAAATGACACAGGAGTGCCAATAA
- a CDS encoding fimbrial protein produces the protein MKYSLSFLSLLVFLVFTPEKMAWAVADPLIVSPVPMNFDGAADGTPAGTPITSTWIGETSVHNGFKCENKFLQKCWVETLYANALGSKISGIYYYEGSNRYPVYSLAGVKGIGYAFGLKDNNDNVSYVPIDVGTGSSATIIYPAVGSTVNKGVDRVSLKAKVVFVVTDEHLETGVYNIPYTVIANTWSEYGGGHKGNNTSLVAINPVTITIKARGCTVNTKNLTYELGDISMRDMSAIGSTSKTQTKPISVTCDTNVHLYASMTDQSTYSNNTDVLTLTSDSDASGIGIQFFFNDNPTPVTYGPDISATGQPNQRLLHITTSNNENYTLNLSTRYITTGTLKPGKANGLASLTFSYQ, from the coding sequence ATGAAATATTCCCTTTCTTTCTTATCATTACTGGTTTTTTTAGTGTTTACTCCTGAAAAGATGGCATGGGCAGTGGCAGATCCTCTTATTGTATCACCTGTACCGATGAATTTTGATGGTGCAGCAGACGGAACACCCGCTGGTACCCCCATCACGTCAACATGGATTGGAGAGACATCTGTTCATAACGGCTTTAAATGTGAGAATAAATTTCTACAAAAATGCTGGGTTGAAACGCTCTATGCTAATGCACTGGGTTCAAAAATAAGTGGGATCTATTATTACGAAGGGAGTAATCGATATCCGGTTTATTCGCTAGCTGGTGTAAAAGGTATTGGTTACGCCTTTGGTTTAAAAGATAACAATGACAATGTTTCTTATGTCCCTATTGATGTCGGCACTGGCTCTAGTGCAACTATTATTTATCCAGCTGTAGGTTCTACCGTAAATAAAGGTGTAGACCGTGTTTCATTAAAAGCAAAAGTTGTCTTTGTTGTTACTGACGAACACTTAGAAACGGGTGTTTATAATATTCCTTACACCGTAATTGCCAATACTTGGTCTGAATATGGCGGAGGGCATAAAGGAAATAACACATCACTTGTCGCAATAAATCCTGTAACAATCACCATTAAAGCTCGTGGTTGCACCGTAAATACCAAAAATCTTACTTATGAATTAGGTGATATCTCAATGAGAGATATGAGTGCTATCGGCTCAACCTCAAAAACACAAACAAAACCCATTTCAGTAACTTGTGATACTAATGTTCACTTGTATGCCAGCATGACCGATCAATCTACTTATTCTAATAATACGGATGTTCTTACATTAACATCAGATTCAGATGCATCAGGTATTGGTATTCAATTTTTCTTTAATGATAACCCGACTCCAGTAACTTATGGGCCTGACATTAGTGCTACAGGACAACCTAACCAACGCTTACTTCATATAACAACATCTAATAACGAAAACTACACATTAAACCTGTCAACTCGGTATATCACGACTGGAACACTAAAACCTGGAAAAGCAAACGGGTTAGCCAGTCTGACTTTTTCTTATCAATAA
- the potB gene encoding spermidine/putrescine ABC transporter permease PotB, translating into MKKTRKLFQNIVITGVVGWLMVFVFLPNIMIIATSFLTRDDANLVEMVFTLDNYYRLFDPMYAEVLLHSINMAVVATLACLLLGYPFAYFLAKMPKKIQPLMLFLLIVPFWTNSLIRIYGLKIFLSTKGYFNEFLLWIGLIDKPLRIIYTPEAVVLGLVYILLPFMVLPLYSSIEKLDKPCLEAARDLGANKFQTFIRIIIPLTMPGIIAGCLLVMLPAMGLFFVADLMGGAKNLLIGNVIKSQFLNIRDWPFGAATSICLTLVMGLMLFVYYRAVKLLHKKVEIE; encoded by the coding sequence ATGAAGAAAACACGTAAACTATTTCAAAACATCGTAATTACCGGTGTTGTGGGTTGGTTGATGGTGTTCGTCTTCTTGCCGAATATCATGATCATTGCGACCAGTTTTTTAACGCGTGATGATGCCAATCTTGTCGAGATGGTCTTTACACTCGATAACTATTATCGCTTATTTGATCCTATGTATGCAGAAGTATTACTGCATTCTATTAATATGGCGGTGGTCGCAACGTTAGCTTGTTTATTATTAGGTTATCCCTTTGCATATTTCCTTGCAAAAATGCCTAAAAAAATACAGCCACTGATGTTGTTTTTATTGATTGTACCCTTTTGGACAAACTCGCTTATTCGTATTTATGGATTAAAGATATTCCTAAGTACCAAAGGTTATTTTAACGAATTCCTGTTGTGGATTGGACTTATTGATAAACCACTCAGAATTATTTATACCCCAGAAGCGGTTGTACTGGGGCTGGTTTATATTTTATTACCTTTTATGGTATTACCGTTATATTCCAGCATTGAAAAGTTAGACAAACCTTGTTTAGAAGCGGCGCGTGATCTAGGTGCTAATAAATTTCAGACCTTTATTCGTATCATTATTCCATTAACAATGCCGGGGATTATTGCGGGTTGTTTACTCGTAATGCTACCTGCTATGGGCTTATTCTTTGTTGCTGATCTAATGGGTGGCGCGAAAAATTTATTAATTGGTAACGTAATTAAGAGCCAATTCTTAAATATTCGTGACTGGCCTTTCGGTGCAGCCACCAGTATTTGCTTAACATTAGTGATGGGATTAATGCTGTTTGTGTATTACCGAGCTGTGAAGTTACTGCATAAGAAGGTAGAAATAGAATGA
- the potA gene encoding spermidine/putrescine ABC transporter ATP-binding protein PotA, producing MTEKTSLIPVVELKSLSKGFDGKQIISRLDLTINHGEFLTILGPSGCGKTTVLRLIAGLEDVDDGQIILDGQDITDIPAEQRFVNTVFQSYALFPHMTVFENVAFGLRMQKTPADEINIRVEEALRMVQLEDFAQRRPAHLSGGQQQRVAIARAVVNKPKVLLLDESLSALDYKLRKQMQNELKALQRKLGITFIFVTHDQEEALTMSDRIVVMREGRIEQDGTPREIYEEPTNLFVAQFIGEINIFDARVLHRIDETRIRADVEGHECDIYTTLPVTQNQQLKVLLRPEDLRVEEIHDLENLPGLIGYVRERNYKGMTLDSVVEMENGKVVMVSEFFNEDDPDVDHSLDQKIAVTWVESWEVVLADEENT from the coding sequence ATGACTGAGAAAACATCTCTGATACCAGTTGTCGAATTAAAATCCTTAAGTAAAGGTTTCGACGGAAAACAAATTATTTCCCGCCTCGATCTCACTATCAACCATGGCGAGTTTTTAACCATCCTCGGTCCCTCGGGCTGTGGTAAGACGACGGTTTTGCGTTTAATTGCGGGTTTAGAAGACGTTGACGATGGGCAAATTATCCTTGATGGGCAAGATATTACGGATATTCCAGCGGAACAACGTTTTGTAAATACGGTTTTTCAAAGTTACGCGCTTTTCCCACATATGACTGTTTTTGAAAACGTCGCATTTGGTCTTCGTATGCAGAAAACACCTGCTGATGAGATTAACATCCGCGTTGAAGAAGCTTTGCGTATGGTGCAACTTGAAGATTTCGCACAACGTCGCCCTGCACATCTTTCTGGTGGGCAACAACAACGTGTCGCGATTGCGCGTGCTGTGGTGAATAAACCAAAGGTCTTATTGCTTGATGAATCATTATCTGCACTGGATTACAAATTACGTAAACAGATGCAAAATGAATTAAAAGCCTTACAACGTAAATTAGGGATCACCTTTATTTTCGTGACTCATGACCAAGAAGAGGCGCTGACGATGTCAGACCGGATCGTGGTGATGCGTGAAGGACGTATTGAGCAAGATGGTACTCCGCGTGAAATTTATGAAGAGCCAACAAATCTGTTTGTTGCGCAATTTATAGGTGAAATTAATATTTTTGATGCTCGCGTTCTTCATCGTATTGATGAAACGCGTATCCGTGCTGATGTTGAAGGCCATGAATGTGATATTTATACCACATTACCTGTGACACAAAACCAGCAACTCAAAGTATTGCTTCGACCTGAAGATCTCCGTGTTGAAGAAATTCACGATCTCGAAAACCTTCCAGGGCTAATTGGTTATGTTCGTGAACGTAACTATAAAGGCATGACGCTAGATTCCGTTGTTGAAATGGAAAATGGCAAGGTGGTGATGGTCAGTGAGTTCTTTAATGAAGATGATCCAGATGTTGATCACTCGTTAGACCAAAAAATCGCAGTAACTTGGGTTGAAAGCTGGGAGGTCGTGCTGGCAGATGAAGAAAACACGTAA
- the potD gene encoding spermidine/putrescine ABC transporter substrate-binding protein PotD, translating into MKKWSSVLAASVMALSIGTASADDGKTLYFYNWTEYVPPGLLEQFTKETGIKVIYSTYESNESMYTKLKTYKEGAYDLVVPSTYFISKMSHEGMLQKIDKSKLTHFDNLDPSLLHKSFDPENDYSIPYIWGATAIGINSDEVDVSSITSWADLWKPEYKDSLLLTDDAREVFQMALLKLGYSGNTTDPKEIEEAYKELQKLMPNVLAFNSDNPANPYMQGEVNLGMIWNGSAFIARDAGAPIEMVWPKEGGIFWMDSLAIPANAKNVEGAHKLIDFLLRPEIAAKVAENIGYPTPNLAAQKLLPNVITKDNSLYPTEEIINKGEWQNDVGDATVLYESYYQKLKAGR; encoded by the coding sequence ATGAAAAAGTGGTCCTCAGTACTTGCTGCCAGCGTAATGGCATTAAGTATCGGCACAGCATCGGCTGATGATGGTAAGACATTATATTTCTACAACTGGACGGAGTATGTGCCGCCTGGTTTGCTTGAACAGTTTACGAAAGAAACTGGGATTAAGGTGATTTACTCCACCTATGAATCCAACGAAAGCATGTATACCAAGTTAAAGACCTACAAAGAGGGTGCTTATGACTTGGTGGTTCCTTCCACTTATTTTATTTCTAAAATGAGCCATGAAGGAATGCTACAAAAAATCGATAAATCAAAATTAACGCATTTTGATAATCTCGATCCTAGTTTATTACATAAGTCATTCGACCCAGAAAATGATTATTCCATCCCTTATATTTGGGGTGCGACCGCTATTGGTATTAATAGTGATGAAGTTGATGTCAGTAGCATTACTTCATGGGCAGATTTATGGAAACCTGAATATAAAGATAGCCTGCTATTAACCGATGATGCCCGTGAAGTTTTCCAGATGGCATTATTAAAATTAGGCTATTCAGGTAATACAACCGATCCTAAAGAGATTGAAGAAGCTTATAAAGAGCTACAAAAGCTGATGCCAAACGTATTAGCCTTCAATTCAGATAACCCCGCTAACCCTTATATGCAAGGGGAAGTTAATTTAGGGATGATTTGGAATGGCTCGGCATTTATTGCTCGCGATGCGGGTGCTCCTATTGAAATGGTGTGGCCAAAAGAAGGGGGCATATTCTGGATGGATAGCTTAGCTATTCCTGCCAATGCCAAGAATGTTGAAGGTGCTCATAAACTTATCGACTTCTTATTACGCCCAGAAATAGCAGCCAAAGTTGCGGAGAATATTGGTTATCCGACACCAAACCTAGCTGCACAAAAATTACTGCCAAATGTGATCACTAAAGATAATTCTCTTTATCCAACAGAAGAAATTATCAACAAAGGTGAATGGCAAAATGATGTTGGTGATGCGACCGTGTTATATGAAAGTTATTACCAGAAACTAAAAGCGGGTCGTTAA
- a CDS encoding fimbrial protein → MKKLLLSAIITSAMAVIAAPAFAEDTGTPAPTEVTVNGGTVNFEGSVVNAACGVDSSSANQTVRLGQFRVAEFTKKGDETGRIPFSIKLNNCDITVSTLAAITFNGTASDGDANAFALQGSGAATNVALKITDSSSKNVIPGQPSTTQKLIEGENQLNYNASLVSTDDTVKAGSANVTTNFMVTYS, encoded by the coding sequence ATGAAAAAGTTATTATTATCTGCAATTATTACTTCTGCAATGGCAGTTATTGCAGCACCTGCATTTGCAGAAGATACTGGTACTCCTGCACCAACAGAAGTAACAGTCAATGGCGGTACTGTTAACTTTGAAGGTTCTGTTGTAAATGCAGCCTGTGGTGTTGATAGTAGCTCAGCAAATCAAACTGTTCGTTTAGGTCAATTCCGCGTTGCCGAATTTACCAAAAAAGGTGACGAAACAGGTCGTATTCCTTTTAGTATTAAATTAAATAACTGCGATATTACAGTTTCAACATTAGCGGCAATTACTTTTAATGGCACTGCTTCTGATGGCGATGCAAATGCATTTGCATTACAAGGTAGTGGTGCGGCTACAAATGTAGCATTAAAAATTACTGACTCAAGCAGTAAAAATGTTATTCCAGGGCAACCATCAACGACTCAAAAGTTAATTGAGGGCGAAAACCAATTAAATTATAACGCATCTCTAGTTTCAACTGATGATACTGTTAAGGCAGGTAGCGCAAACGTTACCACAAACTTTATGGTTACTTACTCTTAA
- a CDS encoding fimbrial protein yields MRRLMLILALLMLSISKGNTYDTLVQINARVTGNTCTVETNSKTITVKLGDIATKDFTSTTIAQQRTPIIPFSIKLVDCQPEASGVKVSFKGTPSASDNTLLAVNKDGAQGVAIALMDKSGTPIAINEKSQSYLLLPNQDNTLQFYARYIATHLPVSSGQANATTTFLLEYQ; encoded by the coding sequence ATGCGCAGATTAATGCTTATTTTGGCTTTATTGATGCTTTCTATAAGTAAAGGCAATACTTATGACACTTTAGTTCAAATTAATGCTCGAGTAACTGGCAACACTTGCACGGTAGAAACCAACTCAAAAACAATTACAGTAAAACTAGGTGATATCGCGACTAAAGATTTCACTTCAACGACAATTGCTCAACAACGTACACCTATTATCCCTTTTAGTATTAAGTTGGTAGATTGCCAACCCGAAGCCAGCGGCGTAAAAGTCAGCTTTAAAGGAACACCTTCTGCATCTGATAATACATTACTTGCAGTTAATAAGGATGGTGCTCAAGGCGTTGCTATTGCACTTATGGATAAGTCAGGCACACCTATTGCCATCAATGAAAAAAGCCAATCTTACCTGTTATTGCCTAATCAAGATAATACCTTGCAATTCTACGCCCGATACATCGCAACACATTTGCCAGTCAGTTCAGGGCAAGCTAATGCGACTACAACCTTTTTACTGGAGTACCAATAA
- the yddG gene encoding aromatic amino acid DMT transporter YddG, with translation MISSSSKGTLYGIVAILLWSTIVGLIRNISEYFGAVGGAALIYTTGTLFLILILGVPKLSRFPKRYLFWGGLLFVTYEVCLSLALGFATDRTQAIELGMVNYLWPSFTLALAVILNKQRFSILLIVGLLCAFSGLVWVVSGDNPLTIDGLWKNIQSNPLSYILAFSGAILWAFYSNLTRLMSGGNNGIVPFFLLTSLALWGQYLFSEPVEWIVNTKSITLLLITGAAIGLANAAWTIGMIRGNVTLLATLSYFTPVISTAFSSILLSTALSFSFWQGVMMVTGGSLICWLATRQKTIKPLKTAK, from the coding sequence ATGATATCTAGCTCATCAAAAGGGACGTTATATGGCATTGTTGCTATTCTTCTTTGGAGCACCATTGTTGGCTTAATTCGTAATATTAGTGAGTATTTTGGTGCTGTAGGAGGTGCTGCACTGATTTATACCACAGGCACACTCTTTCTTATTTTGATCTTAGGAGTACCTAAGTTATCACGCTTTCCTAAACGCTATCTCTTCTGGGGTGGGCTATTATTTGTTACTTATGAAGTATGCTTATCTCTGGCTTTAGGATTTGCAACAGACAGAACACAAGCCATAGAGCTAGGAATGGTTAACTATTTATGGCCTAGTTTTACGTTAGCCCTTGCTGTAATACTTAATAAGCAGCGATTTTCTATTTTACTGATTGTCGGATTATTATGTGCATTTAGTGGATTAGTCTGGGTTGTTAGTGGTGATAATCCGCTAACAATTGACGGTTTATGGAAGAATATTCAAAGTAATCCATTAAGCTATATATTGGCATTTTCAGGTGCCATTTTATGGGCGTTTTATAGTAATTTAACGCGCCTTATGTCTGGCGGGAATAACGGTATTGTGCCTTTCTTCTTATTAACGTCACTTGCCTTGTGGGGGCAATACCTATTCTCCGAGCCAGTAGAGTGGATCGTTAATACAAAAAGTATCACGCTATTGTTAATAACTGGTGCCGCTATTGGGCTTGCAAATGCTGCTTGGACAATCGGTATGATCAGGGGCAATGTGACCTTATTAGCCACACTTTCTTATTTCACTCCCGTTATTTCTACTGCATTCTCATCAATATTGTTGTCTACCGCACTCTCTTTCTCATTTTGGCAAGGGGTAATGATGGTGACAGGGGGCTCTTTAATTTGCTGGTTAGCAACTCGTCAAAAAACGATAAAACCACTTAAAACGGCAAAATAA
- a CDS encoding fimbrial biogenesis chaperone, whose amino-acid sequence MKKILTFLIIFLFPLLSYSNGVSLGATRIIYNSNIKQTNLVITNSDKENSFLIQSWVSDNQGIKNNDFIVTPPLYILDANKENALRIMYTGAPLPEDRESLFWMNVKVIPSLQDELAKENTLQIAIQSRIKLFYRPGNLPAYNEKFANEISFSYQNGELIANNPTPYHITMVNLAVVDNQLPASIMINPLSQLMLGKIKSNAKLISFQTINDYGAQTAVLKKEISH is encoded by the coding sequence ATGAAAAAAATACTTACATTCCTTATTATTTTTCTCTTTCCATTATTATCTTACTCTAATGGTGTTTCATTAGGTGCCACACGTATTATTTATAACTCGAATATTAAACAAACCAATCTTGTTATTACTAACTCAGATAAAGAAAATAGCTTTTTAATTCAATCATGGGTTTCTGATAATCAAGGAATTAAAAATAATGATTTTATAGTAACACCTCCTTTATATATTCTTGATGCCAATAAAGAAAATGCATTAAGAATTATGTATACCGGAGCACCATTACCTGAAGATAGAGAAAGTTTATTTTGGATGAATGTAAAAGTGATCCCTTCATTACAAGATGAACTTGCTAAGGAAAATACACTACAAATCGCAATACAGAGCCGAATAAAGCTTTTCTATCGTCCAGGAAATTTACCTGCATATAATGAAAAATTTGCAAATGAGATTTCTTTTTCTTACCAAAATGGTGAGCTTATTGCGAATAATCCAACACCTTATCATATAACTATGGTGAATTTAGCAGTAGTGGATAATCAACTTCCAGCAAGCATCATGATCAATCCGTTATCTCAATTAATGTTAGGAAAAATAAAGAGTAATGCGAAGCTAATTTCATTCCAAACAATCAATGATTATGGCGCACAGACAGCTGTATTAAAAAAAGAAATTTCTCATTAA
- a CDS encoding helix-turn-helix domain-containing protein translates to MIDNSKTINFRIGQRIRHLRKKLKCSGTVFAKRLEISQQQLSRYERGTNRISIELIYRISEKFDVHISYFLQSNHTTSIEQRRKTQEKNNRLIAESCIKNDFN, encoded by the coding sequence ATGATAGATAACAGCAAAACCATTAATTTTCGTATAGGCCAGCGAATACGCCATTTACGAAAAAAATTAAAATGTTCGGGAACTGTATTTGCTAAAAGATTAGAGATAAGCCAGCAACAGCTTTCTCGTTATGAACGCGGAACAAATAGAATCAGTATCGAGTTAATTTATCGTATCTCTGAGAAATTTGATGTTCATATTAGCTATTTCTTACAAAGTAATCATACTACAAGTATTGAACAACGAAGAAAAACTCAAGAAAAAAATAATCGGTTAATTGCCGAAAGTTGTATTAAGAATGATTTTAATTAA
- the potC gene encoding spermidine/putrescine ABC transporter permease PotC translates to MIGRLLRGGFMSIIYAYLYIPIIILIVNSFNSSRFGINWKGFTTDWYTILFNNDSLLQAAGHSLTMAVTSATFATLIGSLAAVALYRYRFRGKKFVGGMLFVVMMSPDIVMAISLLVLFMILGVSLGFWSLLFSHITFCLPFVVVTVYSRLSGFDVKMLEAAKDLGAGEFTILRKIIMPLAMPAVASGWLLSFTLSMDDVVVSSFVTGPSYEILPLKIYSMVKVGVSPEVNALATILLGLSLILVLISQLILKDRTGKA, encoded by the coding sequence ATGATAGGACGGTTATTGCGTGGTGGATTTATGTCCATTATTTACGCGTATCTTTATATCCCGATCATCATTCTGATAGTTAACTCTTTTAACTCATCACGTTTCGGGATTAATTGGAAAGGATTTACCACAGATTGGTACACCATTTTATTTAATAATGACAGTCTGCTTCAAGCAGCTGGACATTCATTAACAATGGCGGTCACTTCTGCAACGTTTGCGACATTAATTGGCTCATTAGCGGCAGTTGCTCTTTATCGCTACCGTTTTCGTGGTAAAAAATTTGTCGGTGGTATGCTGTTTGTTGTGATGATGTCGCCAGATATTGTTATGGCGATTTCGTTGCTTGTACTGTTTATGATCCTAGGTGTTTCATTAGGATTTTGGTCGCTTCTATTTTCACATATTACATTTTGCCTACCTTTTGTTGTGGTCACAGTGTATTCACGATTAAGTGGATTTGATGTGAAAATGTTGGAAGCGGCGAAAGACTTAGGGGCAGGTGAATTTACTATTTTACGTAAAATCATTATGCCTCTGGCGATGCCAGCAGTAGCTTCAGGTTGGTTATTAAGCTTTACGTTATCTATGGACGACGTTGTAGTTTCCTCTTTTGTGACGGGCCCAAGCTATGAAATTTTACCACTGAAAATTTACTCAATGGTAAAAGTCGGGGTTTCACCGGAAGTGAATGCGCTTGCAACCATCCTTTTAGGTCTATCATTAATATTAGTATTAATTAGTCAGTTGATTTTGAAAGACAGAACTGGCAAAGCGTAA